The Desulfovibrio piger DNA segment AAGTAACAGGCAAACAAAAAAGGAGAAGCCATGGCTCTTGATCCCACCAAGCACCCTGACTGGCAGATCGCCCAGGATGCCGAAAAATCTATGAAAACTGTGGAAACCCTGGCTGCCGAGCTGGGGCTTGAGAAGGACGAGCTGCTGCCTTACGGCCACTACATGGGCAAGATCGAGCAACAGGCGGTGCTGCGCCGTCTGGCTGACAGGCCCAATGGCAAATATGTGGACGTGACCGCCATCACGCCGACCCCGCTGGGCGAAGGCAAGTCCACCACTACCATCGGTCTGGTGCAGGGCCTCTCCAAGCGTGGTGTCAAAACCACGGCGGCCATCCGCCAGCCTTCGGGCGGCCCCACCATGGGCATGAAGGGCTCCGCTGCGGGCGGCGGTCTGGCCCAGTGCATCCCGCTGACCCCGTATTCCCTGAATTTCACCGGCGACATCCACGCCATCACCTCGGCCCACAACCTGGCCATGGTGGCCCTGACCTCGCGCATGCAGCACGAGCGCAACTATGACGACGAAAAGCTGGAACGCCTGTCCGGCATGCGCCGCCTCAACATCGATCCCACCCGCGTGGGCATGGGCTGGGCCATGGACTTCTGCTGTCAGGCCCTGCGCAACGTCATCATCGGCATCGAAGGCGACGGCCGCCGCAACGACGGTTTCATGATGCGTTCGCGCTTCGACATCACGGCCGCCTCGGAGATCATGTCCATCATGTCCCTGGCCCGCGACCTGCCCGACCTGCGCAAGCGTCTGTCGCGCGTGGTGCTGGCTTTTGACCGCGCCGGCAACCCCGTGACCACCGCCGACCTGGAAGTGGACGGCGCCATGATGGCCTGGCTGCTGGAAGCCAGCAAACCCAACCTGATCCAGACCATCGAAGGCCAGCCCGTGCTGGTGCACGCCGGTCCCTTCGGCAACATCGCCCTGGGCCAGAGCTCCATCATCGCCGACCGCGTGGCCCTCAAGCTCAGCGACATCCATGTGACGGAATCCGGCTTCGGTTCCGAGATCGGTTACGAAAAGTTCTGGAACGTCAAGTGTCACATGAGCGGCCTCAAGCCCGATGCCGCCGTCATCGTGGCCACGGTGCGCGCCCTCAAGAACCACGGCGGCGCCCAGCCGCCCATGCCCGGCCGTCCGCTGCCCGAACCCTACACCCGCGAAGACGTGGGCCTGGTGGAAGCCGGCTGCGTGAACCTGCTGCGCCACATCGGCATCGTGCGCCGTTCCGGCGTGTCGCCCGTGGTCTGCATCAACGCCTTTGCCACCGACAGCAAGAACGAGATCGCCGCCATCCGCCGCATCTGTGAAGAAGCCGGTGCGCGCGTGGCCCTGTCCGAGCATTGGCTCAAGGGCGGCGACGGTGCCCTTGAACTGGCCGATGCCGTCATGGACGCCTGCAACGAGCCCAACAACTTCGCTCCCCTGTACGACTGGTCCATGCCCTTCGAGCAGCGCATCGAGACCATCGCCAAGGAAGTCTACGGCGCCGACGGCGTGGAATTCTCCTCGCTGGCCAAGCAGCGCATCAAGGAACTGCAGGCCCGTCCCGACGCCGAAGAACTGGGCATCTGCATGGTCAAGACCCAGTACTCCCTGTCCGACAATCCGGCCCTCAAGGGTGCGCCCACGGGCTGGCGCCTGCATGTGCGCGACTGCCTGTTCTACGGCGGTGCGGGCCTGGTGGTGCCGGTGGCCGGCGACATCAGCCTCATGCCCGGTACGGGTTCGCGTCCTGCCTTCCGCAATGTGGACGTGGATCTGGAATCCGGCCAGGTGACCGGCCTGTTCTAGGCCTTTTCTGACGGCATAACGCTGTGATACGGGGAGACCTTCCTGCCCTCGGGGCCGGGAGGTCTCCTTTTTCATGCCATGCACCGGCGGAGGGGCGGGAGCCGACAGCCCTGCGGACGATCCGTGCCCTCAGGCGGCGGATATTGACATCTTTATCGAAAAAATAGTATTTATTTTCATCTGGCCGTCATTGATGGATGGCCGCAGCGTTCCTGCCTGATTCCAGGGATTTGCGTCACCGTGTTCCTTACCGGGGCAACGTATGTGCAATCATCTGGCGTGGCAGGATTTTTTTATGCCTTCCCCCTGTCTGACGCCGGACGCTCCCCGAGCGTGCCTTGCAAAGCCGAGCCCTGTCCCGAGCCCTTTCGGTACGGGGCTTTTGACGTTTTCATATTTTTTTGACAGATCACACGATTTTTTATCCGGGGGTCCCTCATGGCCGATATCCGTCTTGCCAAGCCTGTTGCTGGTACCACACAGACCGTCCCCAGCGCTCCTGACGGGCGCTTCATCTTCGATTTTCCTGCGGATGCGGCGACGCTGACCCGCAATGGCGACGATCTTGTCCTGAGCTTTGAAGATGGGTCTTCCATCCGGTTGCAGGGCTTCTACACCACGTATTCCAAGGAAGATATGCCCTCCTTCCAGGTGGAAGGGGTGGAGAGCAGCGGGCAGGATTTCTTCGCGGCCCTTGGCGAAGACCTGATGCCCGCCGCCGGTCCTGCCGCCGGCAGCAGCGCCTCGCGCGGCGGCCGCTATAACGAATACGGCGGCAGCGACCTGCTGGACGGCATCGATCATCTGGGGCGTCTGGACATCGGTTTTGGCGATGGCGTGGAGTGGGCCGACGATCAGGTCGGCGGCTGGACGCACCAGAACCTCGATCCCGAGATCAGCGGCATCATCGCTGTGGACGGTAACGACATGACCCTGGTGGAATCCGGTGTGGAGACCGACGGGAGCCAGAAGATCCAGGGCAATGTCTTCACCCCCGGTGTGCCTGTCGTCGTGGGGCAGGTGATGGCCAGCGATCCTGACGGCGGGCGGCTGTCCTACAGCTTTGCCGACGGCAGCAACCGCATCGTCACCGAGTATGGCGTCATCACCATCGATGCCGACACCGGTGTCATCACCTATACCCTGAACAACGATGACCCCGATGCCGACAGCCTGGCCCTGGGCGAGACCGTGCGTCAGGACTTCACCGTGCGCGTGGAGGACGGGCAGGGCGGTAAGGCCGAGGCCTCGTTCTCCGTGACCATCAAGGGGACCA contains these protein-coding regions:
- a CDS encoding formate--tetrahydrofolate ligase, with protein sequence MALDPTKHPDWQIAQDAEKSMKTVETLAAELGLEKDELLPYGHYMGKIEQQAVLRRLADRPNGKYVDVTAITPTPLGEGKSTTTIGLVQGLSKRGVKTTAAIRQPSGGPTMGMKGSAAGGGLAQCIPLTPYSLNFTGDIHAITSAHNLAMVALTSRMQHERNYDDEKLERLSGMRRLNIDPTRVGMGWAMDFCCQALRNVIIGIEGDGRRNDGFMMRSRFDITAASEIMSIMSLARDLPDLRKRLSRVVLAFDRAGNPVTTADLEVDGAMMAWLLEASKPNLIQTIEGQPVLVHAGPFGNIALGQSSIIADRVALKLSDIHVTESGFGSEIGYEKFWNVKCHMSGLKPDAAVIVATVRALKNHGGAQPPMPGRPLPEPYTREDVGLVEAGCVNLLRHIGIVRRSGVSPVVCINAFATDSKNEIAAIRRICEEAGARVALSEHWLKGGDGALELADAVMDACNEPNNFAPLYDWSMPFEQRIETIAKEVYGADGVEFSSLAKQRIKELQARPDAEELGICMVKTQYSLSDNPALKGAPTGWRLHVRDCLFYGGAGLVVPVAGDISLMPGTGSRPAFRNVDVDLESGQVTGLF